One Bombus huntii isolate Logan2020A chromosome 12, iyBomHunt1.1, whole genome shotgun sequence DNA segment encodes these proteins:
- the LOC126871645 gene encoding F-actin-capping protein subunit beta isoform X1, translated as MIRLTNSLGYRIFKIKSNLILMLKTEQQMDCALDLMRRLPPQQIEKNLSDLIDLVPSLCEDLLSSVDQPLKIAKDKESGKDYLLCDYNRDGDSYRSPWSNTYDPPLEDGSMPSERLRKLEIDANHAFDQYRELYFEGGVSSVYLWDLDHGFAAVILIKKAGDGSKKIKGCWDSIHVVEVQEKSSGRIAHYKLTSTAMLWLQTNKHGSGTMNLGGSLTRQVEQDAQISESSPHIANIGRMVEDMENKIRNTLNEIYFGKTKDIVNGLRSVQSLADQRQQAALRQDLAAALQRRNANN; from the exons ATGATTAGACTTACAAATTCACTGGgttatagaatatttaaaattaaatcaaacttaattttaatgttaaaGACGGAACAGCAAATGGATTGTGCTTTGGATTTGATGAGAAGACTGCCACCTCAGCAAATTGAAAAGAATTTGAGTGATTTAATAGATCTAGTGCCATCTCTTTGTGAAGATCTCTTATCCTCTGTTGATCAGCccttaaaaattgcaaaagataAAGAATCTGGAAAAGATTATTTACTTTGTGACTATAATAGAGATGGAGATTCCTATAG GTCCCCTTGGAGTAATACGTATGATCCTCCACTAGAAGATGGTTCAATGCCATCTGAAAGGCTTAGAAAATTAGAGATAGATGCAAATCATGCATTTGATCAATACAGAGAACTTTACTTTGAAGGTGGAGTTTCTTCTGTCTATCTGTGGGACTTGGATCATGGTTTTGCAGCAGTAATATTGATTAAAAAAGCAGGTGATGGttcaaagaaaattaaaggtTGTTGGGATTCAATTCATGTAGTGGAAGTTCAAGAAAAATCCAGTGGAAGGATTGCACATTATAAATTAACTTCCACTGCAATGCTTTGGTTACAAACTAATAAACATGGCTCTGGAACAATGAATCTTGGTGGAAGTCTTACAAGACAG GTTGAACAAGATGCCCAAATAAGTGAGAGTTCTCCACATATTGCTAATATTGGTCGCATGGTTGAAgatatggaaaataaaattcgaaataccttaaatgaaatttattttggaAAAACGAAAGATATTGTAAATGGTTTAAGGTCTGTTCAATCTTTAGCTGATCAACGACAACAAGCTGCCCTCCGACAGGATCTCGCGGCCGCGTTGCAAAGGAGAAATGCCAATAATTGA
- the LOC126871645 gene encoding F-actin-capping protein subunit beta isoform X2 yields MTEQQMDCALDLMRRLPPQQIEKNLSDLIDLVPSLCEDLLSSVDQPLKIAKDKESGKDYLLCDYNRDGDSYRSPWSNTYDPPLEDGSMPSERLRKLEIDANHAFDQYRELYFEGGVSSVYLWDLDHGFAAVILIKKAGDGSKKIKGCWDSIHVVEVQEKSSGRIAHYKLTSTAMLWLQTNKHGSGTMNLGGSLTRQVEQDAQISESSPHIANIGRMVEDMENKIRNTLNEIYFGKTKDIVNGLRSVQSLADQRQQAALRQDLAAALQRRNANN; encoded by the exons ATG ACGGAACAGCAAATGGATTGTGCTTTGGATTTGATGAGAAGACTGCCACCTCAGCAAATTGAAAAGAATTTGAGTGATTTAATAGATCTAGTGCCATCTCTTTGTGAAGATCTCTTATCCTCTGTTGATCAGCccttaaaaattgcaaaagataAAGAATCTGGAAAAGATTATTTACTTTGTGACTATAATAGAGATGGAGATTCCTATAG GTCCCCTTGGAGTAATACGTATGATCCTCCACTAGAAGATGGTTCAATGCCATCTGAAAGGCTTAGAAAATTAGAGATAGATGCAAATCATGCATTTGATCAATACAGAGAACTTTACTTTGAAGGTGGAGTTTCTTCTGTCTATCTGTGGGACTTGGATCATGGTTTTGCAGCAGTAATATTGATTAAAAAAGCAGGTGATGGttcaaagaaaattaaaggtTGTTGGGATTCAATTCATGTAGTGGAAGTTCAAGAAAAATCCAGTGGAAGGATTGCACATTATAAATTAACTTCCACTGCAATGCTTTGGTTACAAACTAATAAACATGGCTCTGGAACAATGAATCTTGGTGGAAGTCTTACAAGACAG GTTGAACAAGATGCCCAAATAAGTGAGAGTTCTCCACATATTGCTAATATTGGTCGCATGGTTGAAgatatggaaaataaaattcgaaataccttaaatgaaatttattttggaAAAACGAAAGATATTGTAAATGGTTTAAGGTCTGTTCAATCTTTAGCTGATCAACGACAACAAGCTGCCCTCCGACAGGATCTCGCGGCCGCGTTGCAAAGGAGAAATGCCAATAATTGA
- the LOC126871653 gene encoding 1-acyl-sn-glycerol-3-phosphate acyltransferase gamma-like isoform X1, with translation MGLLSVLKQSNVIYVIFGITFLTSGLIINFFQCLLYFGLRPFSIYLYRKINCYLCYSLYSQLVFVPEWWSELDIVLYMNKDDVEKFRKNHKYILMNHRYEIDWLCGWIICERTGVLGNCKAYVKKSLQYVPILGWAWRFAGYIFMERNWEKDKEVITSQIKELVNYPDSISLLLCAEGTRFTTEKLEASQKFAQKANLPILNYHLTPRTKGFVASLPHMRGKISDIYDMQLQFKSDDPVKPTLTNLLQGKRITAYICLFRIPLEEVPEDEKGAEEWLHKHYEKKDRMAESFEQTGDFFELSGVPKLEKITLKRRYNSLVNIIFWAVVVNAPILYYLIIILLSGSIIYFSIGASSIFLICLLLQRMIGMSKISKSSSYGTDDKKLK, from the exons ATGGGATTGTTATCAGTATTGAAGCAATCTAAtgtgatttatgttatatttggTATAACTTTTCTTACATCGGGCCTGATCATCAATTTTTTCCAGTGTCTTTTGTACTTTGGTCTTAGACCTTTTTCCATATATCTTTATCGCAAGATTAACTGCTATCTCTGCTATTCCTTATATAGTC AGTTAGTATTTGTACCAGAATGGTGGTCTGAATTAGACATTGTACTTTATATGAATAAGGATGATGtagaaaaatttagaaaaaatcataaatatatattaatgaaCCATAGATATGAAATAGATTGGCTTTGTGGATGGATCATATGTGAACGTACAGGAGTACTTGGT AATTGCAaagcatatgtaaaaaaatcATTACAGTATGTTCCAATATTAGGGTGGGCATGGAGATTTGCTGGatatatatttatggaaaGAAATTgggaaaaagataaagaagtAATCACCTCTCAAATTAAAGAGCTTGTAAATTACCCAGATAGTATATCG TTGCTTTTATGTGCCGAGGGAACACGATTTACAACAGAAAAACTAGAAGCCAGTCAAAAATTCGCCCAAAAAGCGAATCTTccaatattaaattatcacTTAACACCTCGAACGAAGGGTTTTGTAGCAAGTTTACCGCATATGCGGGGCAAAATTTCTGACATTTATGACATGCAACTGCAGTTTAAGTCAGATGATCCTGTAAAACCAACATTAACAAACTTACTGCAGGGAAAACGGATCACTGCGTACATATGTCTTTTCAGGATACCGTTAGAAGAAGTGCCAGAAGACGAGAAAGGTGCTGAAGAATGGTTACATAAACATTATGAGAAAAAA gATCGTATGGCAGAAAGTTTTGAACAAACAGGTGATTTCTTTGAACTTAGTGGGGTACCCAAATTAGAAAAGATTACATTAAAAAGAAGATATAATTCACTcgttaatataattttctgggCAGTGGTAGTGAATGCACCAATTctttattatttgattattattctCTTGTCTGGatcgataatttatttctcgATAGGAGCGAGTAGTATCTTCTTAA TTTGTTTACTTTTGCAAAGAATGATCGGAATGTCCAAAATAAGTAAGAGTTCATCATACGGAACTGATGATAAGAAATTGAAGTAA
- the LOC126871653 gene encoding 1-acyl-sn-glycerol-3-phosphate acyltransferase gamma-like isoform X2, translating to MNKDDVEKFRKNHKYILMNHRYEIDWLCGWIICERTGVLGNCKAYVKKSLQYVPILGWAWRFAGYIFMERNWEKDKEVITSQIKELVNYPDSISLLLCAEGTRFTTEKLEASQKFAQKANLPILNYHLTPRTKGFVASLPHMRGKISDIYDMQLQFKSDDPVKPTLTNLLQGKRITAYICLFRIPLEEVPEDEKGAEEWLHKHYEKKDRMAESFEQTGDFFELSGVPKLEKITLKRRYNSLVNIIFWAVVVNAPILYYLIIILLSGSIIYFSIGASSIFLICLLLQRMIGMSKISKSSSYGTDDKKLK from the exons ATGAATAAGGATGATGtagaaaaatttagaaaaaatcataaatatatattaatgaaCCATAGATATGAAATAGATTGGCTTTGTGGATGGATCATATGTGAACGTACAGGAGTACTTGGT AATTGCAaagcatatgtaaaaaaatcATTACAGTATGTTCCAATATTAGGGTGGGCATGGAGATTTGCTGGatatatatttatggaaaGAAATTgggaaaaagataaagaagtAATCACCTCTCAAATTAAAGAGCTTGTAAATTACCCAGATAGTATATCG TTGCTTTTATGTGCCGAGGGAACACGATTTACAACAGAAAAACTAGAAGCCAGTCAAAAATTCGCCCAAAAAGCGAATCTTccaatattaaattatcacTTAACACCTCGAACGAAGGGTTTTGTAGCAAGTTTACCGCATATGCGGGGCAAAATTTCTGACATTTATGACATGCAACTGCAGTTTAAGTCAGATGATCCTGTAAAACCAACATTAACAAACTTACTGCAGGGAAAACGGATCACTGCGTACATATGTCTTTTCAGGATACCGTTAGAAGAAGTGCCAGAAGACGAGAAAGGTGCTGAAGAATGGTTACATAAACATTATGAGAAAAAA gATCGTATGGCAGAAAGTTTTGAACAAACAGGTGATTTCTTTGAACTTAGTGGGGTACCCAAATTAGAAAAGATTACATTAAAAAGAAGATATAATTCACTcgttaatataattttctgggCAGTGGTAGTGAATGCACCAATTctttattatttgattattattctCTTGTCTGGatcgataatttatttctcgATAGGAGCGAGTAGTATCTTCTTAA TTTGTTTACTTTTGCAAAGAATGATCGGAATGTCCAAAATAAGTAAGAGTTCATCATACGGAACTGATGATAAGAAATTGAAGTAA
- the LOC126871658 gene encoding uncharacterized protein LOC126871658 — MHIKFLLLTNAVLTVAIDIPWASNHRFYKGDQLSSSSKHNSKSIIKKDNEELQAQKIKETKNVMNRYIKVGKEENIDPWKLSEDTDRIQFQVEGHEGPKTYLFGFDTGNGKNRQYRLEERHRDGTIKGQYGYYDAQGKLRKIQYVAKPFEGYTEIHHESNVRKIKN, encoded by the exons atgcatattaaatttctt CTTTTAACGAATGCAGTTCTTACGGTCGCAATTGACATTCCATGGGCCAGCAATCACCGATTTTATAAAGGTGATCAACTATCATCGAGTAGCAAACACAACTCGAAgtcaataataaaaaaagataacgAAGAATTACAAGCGCAGAAAATCAAAGAAACTAAAAACGTAATGAATAGATATATAAAAGtaggaaaggaagaaaatatagaTCCTTGGAAATTATCAGAAGATACAGATCGAATACAATTTCAAGTAGAAGGTCATGAAGGACCAAAAACGTACCTTTTTGGATTTGATACTGGAAATGG AAAGAATAGACAATACAGATTAGAAGAAAGGCATCGCGATGGTACGATAAAAGGACAATATGGTTATTATGATGCGCAAGGAAAATTAAGGAAGATTCAGTACGTAGCTAAGCCTTTTGAAGGATATACTGAAATACATCACGAAAGTAAtgtaagaaagataaaaaattaa
- the LOC126871655 gene encoding general odorant-binding protein 71 isoform X1, translating into MKNFISFTLCCILLFFLREGVSLRCRSGNQQIDVHFQKVLKTCRNRYTGSNTGNEEDSTSTEDKSSGSDSRSEEEVYDNNFFDKNDSGPSYNQSTNNQRYRNSDRNSNTNTYSSDRSIKGNVKDFQNIKHIRKTNGRDSWNSRDSRNRKSDFNNGEMNDEDTRFNNNTDRQQDCIVQCFFNELNAVDQKGFPEKDLVIPLMIQSIQDPELKDFVEESIIECFRYLEANKREKCEYSQNLLTCLAEKGQQVSFNFFLYFVLNTTPVS; encoded by the exons atgaaaaattttatttcgtttactTTGTGCTGTATCCTTTTATTCTTTCTCCGTGAGGGAGTA tcTTTAAGATGTCGTTCCGGAAATCAACAAATAGACGTACATTTTCAAAAAGTGCTGAAAACTTGTAGGAACCGTTATACCGGTTCGAATACAGGTAATGAGGAAGATTCTACATCCACGGAAGACAAAAGTTCAGGAAGTGATTCTCGTTCCGAGGAAGAGGTATATGATAACAACTTCTTTGACAAAAATGACAGTGGACCTTCATATAATCAATCCACGAACAATCAGAGATATAG AAATTCTGACAGAAATAGTAATACGAATACTTACTCCTCCGACCGCTCGATTAAGGGAAATGTTAAAGATTtccaaaatataaaacatattcgtAAAACCAACGGTCGAGATTCATGGAATTCTAGAGATTCGCGCAATAGGAAAAGTGATTTTAATAATGGAGAGATGAATGACGAGGACACacgttttaataataatactgaCCGGCAACAAGAT TGTATAGTACAATGTTTTTTCAATGAATTAAATGCT GTAGATCAAAAAGGATTTCCAGAAAAAGATTTAGTAATTCCATTGATGATTCAAAGTATTCAAGATCCAGAATTGAAAGACTTCGTTGAAGAATCAATTATCGAATGTTTTCGTTACCTTGAAGCGAATAAACGAGAAAAATGTGAATACTCACAAAATTTATTGACGTGTTTGGCTGAAAAAGGACAGCAGGTaagttttaacttttttttgtaCTTTGTATTAAATACTACGCCAGtttcgtaa
- the LOC126871655 gene encoding general odorant-binding protein 71 isoform X2 translates to MKNFISFTLCCILLFFLREGVSLRCRSGNQQIDVHFQKVLKTCRNRYTGSNTGNEEDSTSTEDKSSGSDSRSEEEVYDNNFFDKNDSGPSYNQSTNNQRYRNSNTNTYSSDRSIKGNVKDFQNIKHIRKTNGRDSWNSRDSRNRKSDFNNGEMNDEDTRFNNNTDRQQDCIVQCFFNELNAVDQKGFPEKDLVIPLMIQSIQDPELKDFVEESIIECFRYLEANKREKCEYSQNLLTCLAEKGQQVSFNFFLYFVLNTTPVS, encoded by the exons atgaaaaattttatttcgtttactTTGTGCTGTATCCTTTTATTCTTTCTCCGTGAGGGAGTA tcTTTAAGATGTCGTTCCGGAAATCAACAAATAGACGTACATTTTCAAAAAGTGCTGAAAACTTGTAGGAACCGTTATACCGGTTCGAATACAGGTAATGAGGAAGATTCTACATCCACGGAAGACAAAAGTTCAGGAAGTGATTCTCGTTCCGAGGAAGAGGTATATGATAACAACTTCTTTGACAAAAATGACAGTGGACCTTCATATAATCAATCCACGAACAATCAGAGATATAG AAATAGTAATACGAATACTTACTCCTCCGACCGCTCGATTAAGGGAAATGTTAAAGATTtccaaaatataaaacatattcgtAAAACCAACGGTCGAGATTCATGGAATTCTAGAGATTCGCGCAATAGGAAAAGTGATTTTAATAATGGAGAGATGAATGACGAGGACACacgttttaataataatactgaCCGGCAACAAGAT TGTATAGTACAATGTTTTTTCAATGAATTAAATGCT GTAGATCAAAAAGGATTTCCAGAAAAAGATTTAGTAATTCCATTGATGATTCAAAGTATTCAAGATCCAGAATTGAAAGACTTCGTTGAAGAATCAATTATCGAATGTTTTCGTTACCTTGAAGCGAATAAACGAGAAAAATGTGAATACTCACAAAATTTATTGACGTGTTTGGCTGAAAAAGGACAGCAGGTaagttttaacttttttttgtaCTTTGTATTAAATACTACGCCAGtttcgtaa
- the LOC126871655 gene encoding general odorant-binding protein 71 isoform X3 has protein sequence MKNFISFTLCCILLFFLREGVSLRCRSGNQQIDVHFQKVLKTCRNRYTGSNTGNEEDSTSTEDKSSGSDSRSEEEVYDNNFFDKNDSGPSYNQSTNNQRYRNSDRNSNTNTYSSDRSIKGNVKDFQNIKHIRKTNGRDSWNSRDSRNRKSDFNNGEMNDEDTRFNNNTDRQQDCIVQCFFNELNAVDQKGFPEKDLVIPLMIQSIQDPELKDFVEESIIECFRYLEANKREKCEYSQNLLTCLAEKGQQKCEDWEN, from the exons atgaaaaattttatttcgtttactTTGTGCTGTATCCTTTTATTCTTTCTCCGTGAGGGAGTA tcTTTAAGATGTCGTTCCGGAAATCAACAAATAGACGTACATTTTCAAAAAGTGCTGAAAACTTGTAGGAACCGTTATACCGGTTCGAATACAGGTAATGAGGAAGATTCTACATCCACGGAAGACAAAAGTTCAGGAAGTGATTCTCGTTCCGAGGAAGAGGTATATGATAACAACTTCTTTGACAAAAATGACAGTGGACCTTCATATAATCAATCCACGAACAATCAGAGATATAG AAATTCTGACAGAAATAGTAATACGAATACTTACTCCTCCGACCGCTCGATTAAGGGAAATGTTAAAGATTtccaaaatataaaacatattcgtAAAACCAACGGTCGAGATTCATGGAATTCTAGAGATTCGCGCAATAGGAAAAGTGATTTTAATAATGGAGAGATGAATGACGAGGACACacgttttaataataatactgaCCGGCAACAAGAT TGTATAGTACAATGTTTTTTCAATGAATTAAATGCT GTAGATCAAAAAGGATTTCCAGAAAAAGATTTAGTAATTCCATTGATGATTCAAAGTATTCAAGATCCAGAATTGAAAGACTTCGTTGAAGAATCAATTATCGAATGTTTTCGTTACCTTGAAGCGAATAAACGAGAAAAATGTGAATACTCACAAAATTTATTGACGTGTTTGGCTGAAAAAGGACAGCAG AAATGTGAGGATtgggaaaattaa